From one Anopheles bellator chromosome 1, idAnoBellAS_SP24_06.2, whole genome shotgun sequence genomic stretch:
- the LOC131205390 gene encoding bolA-like protein 3, translated as MSGNLFRIYGNRYISVLSRVWAGNSQAVKNSEEALRKILEAKFPQAKNIVVSDISGGCGSMYDIFVETTEFKGLSTVKQHRLITESLKNEIKTMHGLRIHTSIVE; from the exons ATGAGTGGAAATCTCTTTCGAATTTACGGCAACCGCTACATTTCG GTGCTGAGCCGTGTTTGGGCAGGAAACTCCCAGGCTGTAAAAAATTCCGAAGAAGCGCTCAGGAAAATACTGGAGGCTAAATTTCCCCAG GCAAAGAACATCGTAGTTAGCGATATCTCGGGGGGATGTGGCTCAATGTACGACATTTTTGTGGAGACAACAGAATTCAAAGGGCTGTCCACCGTCAAGCAGCACCGACTAATAACGGAAAGTCTGAAGAATGAAATCAAGACCATGCACGGCCTGCGGATACATACTTCGATCGTTGAGTAG